The following DNA comes from Chitinophaga nivalis.
CCGGATGGCCTCCAGCTGATGACGTTGTTCTTTCTCGAATTGTAATTTCACAATTATATATTTTCTAATTCATTCAACGCAATAATACCTTTCTCTACTACCGGCGGATTCACCGCAAAGTTGACCGCAAATATTTTCAACCGGTCTATCTTATCCGCAAAAGGCGCTTTGGTCCGTTGATTATAGATGATCTTAAACTGTAACCCGGCCTGATTACACAGGTTGGATAACAAAGTAAAATTCCGGTAGTCATCTGTAAAAGGTTGCCATCGCTCCAGCTCATAATAGGACCGCTTTAATTCAAAGATCACCCTGGGTTGACCCGTTGTATCCAGTTTCCACAAATCAATGTCTGAAACAGTCAGATTTCCACCCAGACTGCTCCTTTGCCAGTTATGATAGGCACTCGACGTTTGATCGTTCAGGTACTTGGCGGTGGGCGTACCGGATACCGGCAGCCCCCAGGCCCCGAATAAGGCAGACAATTGTGGCATCGTACGCGTTTCGTATACAAAGGAATGATCTGACACCTTTACTGTTTCCACCTGTGCTATATCACAGGCAAACCGGATATAACGTACCGGTAAACCAGCACGATCACCTACAGTCTGTAGCAGCGCATAATCTGCTTTTTCCTGGCTGGCAGGCGGACTATCGAGTTGCTGCGCCGGTACGCCGGCCGCGAATATCAACGCCAATGGGTGACAATTATGATCGCCATACACCAGCTGCCAGGCATTACCTGTTACAAACCGAAACTGCGGCAACTGTCCGGCAGACAGATAATCATAAAGTGCATTTCCATTGTAATACGTCATGACGTTATACGGTTTTAAATCCGATTTTATGATCACGAAAGCTTAACTGACTATTGGTTTTATAGCAGTCGTCCTGATTAAAAAGCGTATCCAGACAGATGACGGTAGCCGGCTGTCGCTGCAATAATGCCTGTTGTACTGCTTCATTATAAGTATCCAGACAGAAAGCCGTTTTGTTATCTGCTGTTACATAAAACGTAGCGGTATCCGCTACCTTTTCCTTGACTATTCTTTCTGTCAGCAGACAACCCTGTTTGATCAACAGCTCCCACAACATATTTTCTATCGGCGCCGCTTGTTTTTCCTGCCGGGAAAACAACTGCAACTGCGCCACCAGGTCGGCTTCGTTTTCGATAAGATCACTTCGCCAGATATTAAAGTTAGAAGGCGCCAGCTTATAAAATCGTATGCCCGTTACCGTATCTTGCTCTCCTGCTATCACTGATTTGATCCGGTTTCTGGTCAGGTCTGCGATGGTGCGGAAACTTTTTTTGTACATCTCCGATTTCTCGTCCAGTTGCTCCGGCAGCTGAATACAAAGAAATCGCCGGTTACCGCCATCCTGCTGATTCGCAGCCATTACCGCATGTGCCGTTGTACCAGAACCGGCAAAAAAATCGAGGACAATATCTTCCTGATCCGGTTGCGTAAAAGCCTGTACCAATGATCTGGTAAAGTCTACCGGCTTGGGGTTTTCAAATTCCAAACCCAGCTTTCGCAGCAAATCATCGTCACTCCCGCCATAAAATAAAATCGACGGCAGGTTTTCAGATAAATTATTTTTAAGCAGATATTTTCGCTGTGGCTGTACACTTTCATCAGCACCAAAAATAATCTCGCCCCTATCCAGCAACTCTTTAATAGTTGTCGTCGGGAAACGCCATCCCCGTTGGGGTACCGGACAAGGCTTCTGTGTAACCGGATGTATCAATGGTACAAAATAATCATCCGGTGCCTTCTTCTTATTAGGCCATGCCATAGATACCAGCCTGTATACCTGGCCGGCTTCATCGATTTTATTATAAGCCAGCTCGCCACCTGTTACCGGTTGCTTTTTCAGCCAGCCATTGAACTGCCGGTTGATTTCCTCCAGCGTATTTTTGCGGCGACACCGTGCCAGCACTTCATCCGGTAAACCATAGATTTTATGCAGCTGCCGCACCTCTTCCGGTACTTCTTCCTGATTCAGTTGTTTATATAGCTCCGCTGCTTTTTTCAGCATCCGCTCTGCATTCTTCTTTTTACGGGTTAATGCTGTAGCCGATAAAAACTTTTCCTTGTTTTTAGCATATACCAATATCGATTCATGCTGATAGGCAATCCCACCTGCATCTCCTTTGGGATTTCCCTTATCCCATACCATATTACCCACCTGATTCTCTTCTCCGAATACTTCATTTAACAACAACGTCAGGTTAGCCTGTTCATGTTCATCAATATGAATGACGATAGCGCCTTCTTCTTTCAATACATTCCGGGCCAGGAACAACCGCGGCAACATCATGGAAAGCCAGTTGGAGTGGAACTGCCCGTTCTCTTTCCTGTTGGGCCTGAACAAGCCTTCTTTCTGCATAAACCCGGCATCATCTTTTTCTCCCAGTCGTTGCAGGTAAGCTGCTTTTGTTTCGCCAAACCGATCCGGATAGATAAAACTATCTGAC
Coding sequences within:
- a CDS encoding site-specific DNA-methyltransferase yields the protein MEGTSLNIAADIRQRLKEMIPGAFTENKIDIVQLKQLLGEMEDEDATGERYQLDWAGKTAAYKTLQTPVTDTLIPDIADSVNWDTANNVLIEGDNLDVLKVIQKSYYGKVKAIIIDPPYNTGSDSFIYPDRFGETKAAYLQRLGEKDDAGFMQKEGLFRPNRKENGQFHSNWLSMMLPRLFLARNVLKEEGAIVIHIDEHEQANLTLLLNEVFGEENQVGNMVWDKGNPKGDAGGIAYQHESILVYAKNKEKFLSATALTRKKKNAERMLKKAAELYKQLNQEEVPEEVRQLHKIYGLPDEVLARCRRKNTLEEINRQFNGWLKKQPVTGGELAYNKIDEAGQVYRLVSMAWPNKKKAPDDYFVPLIHPVTQKPCPVPQRGWRFPTTTIKELLDRGEIIFGADESVQPQRKYLLKNNLSENLPSILFYGGSDDDLLRKLGLEFENPKPVDFTRSLVQAFTQPDQEDIVLDFFAGSGTTAHAVMAANQQDGGNRRFLCIQLPEQLDEKSEMYKKSFRTIADLTRNRIKSVIAGEQDTVTGIRFYKLAPSNFNIWRSDLIENEADLVAQLQLFSRQEKQAAPIENMLWELLIKQGCLLTERIVKEKVADTATFYVTADNKTAFCLDTYNEAVQQALLQRQPATVICLDTLFNQDDCYKTNSQLSFRDHKIGFKTV